The following are encoded in a window of Pirellulales bacterium genomic DNA:
- a CDS encoding lactate/malate dehydrogenase family protein, which yields MKVSIIGAAGLVGSCTAFALQTGRIVRDIALLDANAEGAAGQALDLVHGSPLIADQVIHAGGYENIPDSDLICITAGLRRKPDESRLDLINRNTDLFLSILDEVRRVGYRKDAIVLVVSNPVDVLTYLAADRLSLPRAQVIGLGTQLDTIRFRSLIAAAMHAAPTQVSAVILGEHGDSMVPIWSSATAAGLPLDKYPGWTPHLANELFTRTRGSGAEVIKKKGGAGFAVGIAIQEVIESIALDRRRVLPISSVQEGCYGIRDVALSVPTVVGRAGVVDLLEIELWPKELQALRKSGQVLRETVDTVLSRVGATR from the coding sequence ATGAAAGTCAGCATTATCGGCGCGGCGGGGCTCGTTGGGTCCTGCACCGCCTTCGCTTTGCAGACCGGCCGCATTGTGCGCGATATCGCGCTGCTCGATGCCAATGCCGAGGGAGCAGCCGGCCAGGCGCTGGACCTCGTTCATGGCAGTCCGCTGATCGCGGACCAGGTAATTCACGCCGGCGGTTACGAAAACATTCCCGACAGCGATCTGATCTGCATCACGGCCGGATTGCGACGCAAGCCGGACGAAAGCCGGTTGGATTTGATCAATCGCAACACGGATTTGTTCTTGAGCATCCTCGACGAGGTGCGCCGCGTCGGCTATCGAAAAGACGCGATCGTCCTGGTCGTGTCGAACCCGGTGGACGTGTTGACCTACCTGGCAGCGGATCGACTCAGTCTGCCACGGGCGCAAGTTATCGGTCTGGGAACGCAGCTCGACACGATCCGCTTCCGCAGCCTGATCGCCGCGGCTATGCACGCCGCGCCGACGCAGGTTTCGGCCGTGATCCTGGGTGAGCATGGCGACAGTATGGTCCCGATATGGTCGAGCGCCACGGCGGCCGGCTTGCCGCTGGACAAGTACCCCGGCTGGACGCCGCACCTGGCTAACGAGCTGTTCACCCGCACCCGTGGCTCGGGCGCCGAAGTGATCAAGAAGAAGGGGGGCGCTGGTTTCGCCGTCGGCATCGCAATTCAAGAAGTGATCGAATCGATCGCCCTAGACCGTCGTCGCGTGTTGCCGATCTCGAGCGTGCAAGAGGGGTGTTACGGCATCCGCGATGTCGCGCTGTCCGTGCCGACAGTTGTTGGGCGTGCGGGGGTCGTCGATCTCCTCGAGATCGAGCTGTGGCCTAAAGAACTGCAAGCTCTTCGTAAAAGCGGACAGGTCCTGCGTGAAACCGTCGACACCGTTTTGTCACGCGTAGGAGCCACCCGTTAA